One segment of Pontibacter akesuensis DNA contains the following:
- a CDS encoding pyruvate kinase produces MKEDQKSKPAAKKIYAKTALTKLLKQLEKLQQEAVAQEKKFVSQLEQVHPKHLESSKNLLHYLALRKHDIRELQVELSRLGLSSLGRSESHVLANLTAVRNQLQLLLGHVSESMPVLEPFPSSRFHLDANIKALLGAPSPGRAGRIMVTFAKEMADHYKQVRDLVAAGMNCARINCAHDDEKVWEKMVRHIKKAEKETGRQCTILFDLMGPKLRTGALKPGPKVMGIHPLIDELGNILMPAKVWLAPKGKPAPEPVDVALTVSPEWVNLLTEGSDIRFVDTRRRKRKFTVVQKNKQGALVHLYKSAYLGSGTELRVMDESGEAVAEKLGAMPAMVTPLILKAGQELLLHRQDIPGEPAKLDQDGNVLKPAHISCTLPEVFSRVKVGEPILFDDGEIEGEITEVTPDVIRVKITGADESGSKLRPDKGINLPESDLELFTLTEKDRNDLAFVVQHADVVNLSFVSHLEMVEELQQALQQHNSSHVGIMLKIETKAAFANLPQLLLTLMRNHPVGIMIARGDLAVELGWQRLAEVQEEILWIAEAAHLPVVWATQVLEKLTKKGRPSRAEITDAAMAQRADCVMLNKGTYILKSIALLDDIMKRMQQHQYKKTALLRMLHVSEAEGTGKG; encoded by the coding sequence ATGAAAGAGGATCAGAAGTCAAAGCCGGCTGCAAAAAAGATATATGCAAAAACAGCGCTTACGAAGCTGCTGAAGCAACTTGAGAAGCTGCAGCAGGAAGCAGTAGCGCAAGAGAAAAAGTTTGTCTCACAGCTGGAACAGGTGCACCCGAAGCACCTCGAAAGCAGCAAAAATCTGCTGCATTACCTGGCCCTGCGCAAGCATGACATACGCGAGCTACAGGTCGAGCTTTCGCGTCTGGGCCTGTCCTCGCTCGGGAGGTCGGAGAGCCATGTGCTGGCCAACTTAACGGCTGTGCGCAACCAGCTGCAGCTGCTATTGGGCCACGTAAGCGAATCAATGCCCGTTCTGGAGCCTTTCCCTTCTTCCCGTTTTCACTTAGACGCGAATATCAAAGCACTGCTCGGCGCTCCTTCCCCCGGCCGTGCCGGGCGAATCATGGTAACCTTTGCAAAAGAAATGGCCGACCACTACAAGCAGGTGCGTGATTTAGTGGCCGCTGGCATGAACTGTGCCCGCATCAATTGCGCCCACGACGACGAAAAAGTGTGGGAGAAAATGGTGCGGCACATCAAAAAGGCCGAGAAGGAAACAGGCCGGCAGTGTACCATCCTGTTTGATTTGATGGGACCCAAACTCCGCACAGGTGCTTTGAAACCGGGGCCAAAGGTAATGGGCATTCATCCCTTAATCGATGAACTGGGCAATATATTGATGCCGGCGAAAGTATGGCTGGCGCCTAAAGGCAAGCCGGCACCGGAACCTGTTGATGTAGCACTCACTGTCTCACCGGAATGGGTTAACTTGCTTACCGAAGGAAGCGACATCCGGTTTGTGGATACCCGGCGCAGGAAGCGAAAGTTTACCGTTGTCCAGAAAAACAAACAGGGCGCTTTGGTGCATCTTTACAAATCGGCTTACCTGGGCTCAGGCACTGAGCTGCGCGTCATGGATGAGTCGGGCGAGGCGGTTGCAGAAAAGCTGGGGGCGATGCCCGCCATGGTAACTCCGCTCATATTGAAGGCTGGGCAGGAGTTGCTACTGCATCGCCAGGATATTCCGGGTGAACCTGCCAAACTCGACCAGGATGGAAATGTATTGAAACCAGCCCATATCTCCTGCACCCTGCCGGAAGTTTTTTCGCGGGTAAAGGTGGGGGAGCCAATCTTGTTTGATGATGGCGAAATAGAAGGCGAAATAACTGAGGTTACACCAGATGTGATCAGAGTTAAAATAACCGGCGCGGATGAAAGCGGCAGCAAACTTAGGCCTGACAAGGGCATAAACCTGCCTGAGAGCGACCTGGAGCTCTTTACTTTGACCGAGAAAGACAGGAATGACTTAGCCTTTGTAGTGCAGCATGCCGATGTCGTTAACCTGTCTTTTGTCAGCCACCTGGAGATGGTGGAGGAATTGCAGCAGGCCCTGCAGCAGCACAATTCCTCGCATGTGGGAATCATGCTGAAGATAGAAACGAAGGCCGCATTCGCGAACCTCCCGCAACTGCTGCTCACGCTCATGCGCAACCATCCCGTCGGCATTATGATCGCGCGGGGTGACCTGGCTGTTGAGTTGGGCTGGCAACGGCTGGCCGAGGTACAGGAGGAAATTTTATGGATTGCAGAGGCGGCACACCTGCCGGTTGTGTGGGCAACGCAGGTGCTGGAGAAACTCACCAAGAAAGGACGCCCCTCCCGCGCCGAAATCACCGATGCGGCCATGGCCCAGCGCGCAGACTGCGTAATGCTGAACAAAGGCACTTACATCCTAAAATCCATTGCCCTGCTGGATGATATCATGAAGCGGATGCAGCAACACCAGTACAAGAAAACAGCCCTTCTCCGCATGCTCCATGTTTCGGAAGCAGAAGGAACAGGTAAAGGCTGA
- a CDS encoding FUSC family protein — MPTQVWTFRRFFFSEYFADGVRVTFALLLPTLLLSLLGHLQAGIPLAMGALLVSLSDAPGPATHKRNGMLVCILTVWLVALTTGFARLSSLAMGAEILVFSFLFSMLTVYGNRAALIGSGALLAMILVMGLHPENVWGFAFLVAAGGLWYFLLSMLFLRLLPYRPAQHALGECIRETAAFLKLRAAFYSLSTDPDTNYRKIVQQQVVVSEKQDAVRELLLRSRQLVKEATDQSRRLVLAFVDVVDLYEQISVMQNDYNALRDTLSKLGLLDHIGLLIRHMAEELNEMGWAVQSIAPYKPTHALETELANLRERVQQTPEAALAAQSPVLQGILVNMERILEKYAHIRHYFGPSTGESAGLGQEEDYARFVSHEEYSASKLVNNLTWQSSIFKYSLRVALACFVGFMLMQTVIEGSHSYWVLLTILVILKPAFSLTKQRNFQRLLGTIIGGLVGVVVLALVQDEVLRFMILIIAMVGTFSLIRLNYIVSVIFMTPFVLIVFSFLGGAGTNIAQERIIDTLIGSAVAFAASYLLFPNWESAKLSLLLRAILKANIAYLQRLSLTLAGKDVASIEYKLARKEVYVSAANLSAAFQRMISEPKSKQRNVEAIYNFLVLNHILSSNIASVASLLQAGRQQTATAGHLQEAVNQAVDLLQRSLRQIEESPAVAEAALPQLNAEPQTGQERSLLQEQLVFLQKVSQDIYRTTGAIVV; from the coding sequence ATGCCGACCCAGGTGTGGACTTTTAGACGCTTCTTTTTCAGCGAGTATTTTGCGGACGGGGTGCGGGTTACTTTTGCCCTCCTACTTCCGACACTACTTCTCTCGCTGCTGGGTCATCTGCAGGCAGGCATTCCGCTAGCCATGGGTGCTTTGCTGGTTAGCCTTTCCGATGCGCCCGGTCCTGCCACGCACAAACGAAATGGAATGCTTGTATGCATTCTCACCGTTTGGTTAGTGGCCCTTACTACAGGCTTCGCCCGCCTGAGCAGCCTGGCAATGGGTGCTGAGATTCTTGTTTTTTCCTTTCTCTTCTCGATGCTGACCGTGTACGGCAACCGTGCGGCACTGATCGGCTCCGGGGCTTTGCTGGCCATGATCCTGGTTATGGGCCTGCACCCTGAAAATGTCTGGGGCTTTGCTTTTCTGGTGGCTGCCGGCGGGTTGTGGTACTTTTTGCTAAGCATGCTGTTTTTGCGCCTCTTGCCTTACCGGCCGGCGCAGCACGCGTTGGGCGAATGTATTCGCGAAACAGCGGCCTTTCTGAAGCTGAGGGCGGCTTTTTATAGCCTCTCCACTGATCCTGATACTAATTACCGTAAAATCGTGCAGCAGCAGGTGGTGGTCAGCGAAAAGCAGGACGCGGTGCGTGAGTTGCTGCTTCGGAGCAGGCAATTGGTAAAAGAAGCCACCGACCAGAGCCGGCGGCTGGTGCTGGCCTTTGTGGATGTGGTGGACCTGTACGAACAGATTTCCGTGATGCAGAACGACTACAATGCCCTGCGCGACACGCTGAGCAAATTAGGGCTGCTTGACCACATTGGCCTCCTGATCCGCCATATGGCTGAGGAACTGAACGAAATGGGATGGGCCGTACAGTCCATTGCCCCTTACAAGCCAACGCATGCGCTGGAAACCGAGCTGGCAAATCTGCGGGAACGGGTGCAGCAAACTCCTGAAGCAGCCCTGGCAGCGCAATCGCCCGTGCTACAGGGAATACTGGTAAACATGGAGCGCATTCTTGAGAAGTATGCGCACATCCGCCACTATTTCGGACCTTCAACAGGCGAAAGCGCTGGTTTGGGACAGGAAGAGGATTACGCGCGCTTTGTCTCGCACGAGGAATACAGCGCCAGCAAATTAGTAAACAACCTTACCTGGCAGTCATCTATTTTTAAGTATTCCCTACGTGTGGCGCTGGCATGCTTTGTTGGCTTCATGCTCATGCAAACGGTGATAGAGGGCAGCCACAGTTATTGGGTGTTGCTCACCATTCTGGTTATACTAAAGCCTGCTTTCAGCCTGACAAAGCAACGCAATTTCCAGCGCCTGTTGGGTACCATTATTGGTGGGCTGGTAGGGGTGGTGGTGCTGGCACTGGTGCAGGACGAGGTACTGCGTTTTATGATCCTGATAATAGCAATGGTTGGAACTTTTAGCCTGATCCGTCTGAATTATATTGTGAGTGTAATTTTCATGACACCGTTTGTGCTGATTGTTTTTAGCTTTCTGGGAGGTGCAGGCACAAACATTGCCCAGGAGCGGATTATCGACACGTTGATCGGTTCAGCTGTTGCGTTTGCTGCCAGTTACCTGCTATTCCCGAACTGGGAATCAGCTAAACTAAGCCTGTTGCTGCGTGCTATTCTAAAAGCGAACATCGCATACCTGCAACGGCTCTCCCTAACCCTGGCGGGAAAAGATGTGGCCTCCATAGAGTATAAACTGGCCCGGAAAGAGGTGTACGTCAGTGCTGCCAACTTATCGGCTGCTTTTCAGCGGATGATATCAGAGCCAAAGAGCAAACAGCGAAACGTAGAAGCCATTTACAATTTCCTGGTGCTCAATCATATTCTTTCCTCAAACATTGCGTCTGTGGCCTCGCTGCTGCAGGCGGGCCGACAGCAAACCGCTACGGCCGGGCACCTGCAGGAGGCGGTAAACCAGGCAGTGGACCTGCTGCAGCGGAGCCTTCGGCAGATCGAGGAAAGCCCAGCCGTGGCCGAAGCGGCTCTTCCACAACTGAATGCCGAACCTCAAACAGGCCAGGAACGGTCTCTGCTGCAGGAGCAGCTGGTGTTTCTGCAGAAAGTAAGCCAGGATATTTACAGAACAACCGGTGCCATAGTTGTCTGA
- a CDS encoding YsnF/AvaK domain-containing protein, which produces MSHTVVGVFDTSREAQTALQQLVSGGFQRERIDIAPQTTSGQDSHEDNDSIGNFFRNLFGSDERTERHSSYARNGAIVTVHANSAQEAERAADILDEYGAVNLDERASTGYAAGAAGTAATDTTRRDTTTNDTTIPIIEEEMHVGKRTVETGGVRVRSRIVERPIEEHLRLREEHVHVERNPVNRPASERDLNAFKEGEVEMTEHAEVPIVDKEARVVEEINIGKDVEEHVEDIHGTVRKTNVDVENLSEEELRRHRSEGDRSRIL; this is translated from the coding sequence ATGTCACACACAGTAGTAGGAGTTTTTGATACCTCCAGAGAAGCACAGACAGCCTTACAGCAATTAGTGAGCGGTGGCTTCCAGAGAGAACGAATAGATATCGCCCCTCAGACAACCTCCGGACAAGACAGCCATGAGGACAACGACAGCATCGGAAATTTTTTCAGAAACTTGTTCGGAAGCGATGAGCGCACAGAACGCCATTCCAGTTATGCCCGCAATGGCGCCATCGTAACGGTACACGCCAATTCAGCACAGGAAGCAGAACGCGCAGCCGATATTCTTGATGAGTATGGCGCTGTTAACTTAGATGAGCGCGCTTCTACAGGCTACGCCGCTGGTGCCGCTGGCACAGCCGCAACAGATACCACCAGAAGAGATACCACTACCAATGATACCACTATCCCGATAATAGAAGAGGAAATGCACGTAGGCAAGCGTACCGTGGAAACAGGTGGTGTGCGCGTGCGCAGCCGCATTGTGGAGCGTCCCATTGAAGAGCACCTGCGCTTACGCGAGGAGCATGTGCATGTGGAGCGCAACCCGGTTAATCGCCCAGCATCAGAGCGGGATTTGAATGCCTTTAAAGAGGGAGAGGTGGAAATGACCGAGCATGCCGAAGTTCCAATTGTTGACAAAGAAGCCCGCGTGGTGGAGGAAATAAATATTGGCAAGGATGTGGAAGAACATGTAGAGGACATACACGGCACCGTTCGCAAAACGAATGTTGACGTTGAGAACCTAAGTGAAGAGGAACTGAGACGTCACCGATCAGAAGGTGACCGCTCGCGTATCCTTTAA
- a CDS encoding adenylate/guanylate cyclase domain-containing protein codes for MAQIGDAHIQSFPPAAYQSDSYISSPQNWAVIQDDRGVIYVSNTSGVLEYDGISWRLVHGTANTGRFQLAKNSDGRIFLGSNSDFGYLAPDSVGRMQFISLMHHLKHKYPELKIGKIATLGQEVYFSTQNNVFRWSGKKFNVWHSKAGFGRIYQSENKLYAIDKEKGLSVLERNRFQPVLGGKSLKDLNVVSLLPLPDTEASKPHFLVVTYDEGLFSFKDQKLEEFVTEPSEVLSQEFFMHATPLVDGTIALATITGGVVILDQKGKIKKSITKENGLNDNAALHLYVDMEGALWAALNKGISRIDYPSPLTYLSEPMGLDGIALSILKQENRLYVGTSSGLYFIDESTYMPEFQKHPHLQAEVWKLLQRGDTLLVVSSPGVYVLENTVLKQISPQTEGVTYKTIQQSAFDQNKYYVGSSDGLAVVTHRKGKWKWEGEITAVNHDVIWLATDKTGTLWASCNDNISAIDDSKAHGLQPPVRNFKPSAELANELRSFQVYSIQGNIYFGTSKGIYSLQKQGDSYQLKPDASLGVKFADGSREAINLSEGNNGDIWLTSEFRTGQLVKLQNSTYVWDTTPLSRIPRVDVWTIYTDPQGIVWLGTTEGIIRYNPLIPKDYKDKHLTLLRKVKLSGDSTVFYGAFSENGQVSLKQSPRFKFTLPHAISSISFEYAATSYDAPGQLMYSYMLEGQDQNWSHWTTETKKEYTGLDEGDYVFRVKSRNIYGIQSQEATFSFASLPPFYRTWWAYLFYVLLWGSIIWGVFKAKHRNLIASKRRLEKLVQKRTVQLQTEKKKSDDLLLNILPVEIADELKLKGRAEARSYEAATVLFTDFKDFTKISENLTPEELVAVIDFYFCAFDKIIAKYNIEKIKTIGDSYMCAGGIPNPDANTPADVVKAGLEILAFVKSLNPDNYAKKHKFEIRIGIHTGPVVAGIVGTQKFAYDIWGDTVNTAACMESSCKEGEINISGATYEIIKDEFVCYYRGKIDAKNKGAIDMYFVEEMISKEVYA; via the coding sequence ATGGCGCAAATCGGAGATGCTCACATCCAGTCTTTCCCACCCGCTGCTTACCAGAGCGACTCCTATATCTCCAGTCCGCAGAATTGGGCGGTGATACAGGACGACAGAGGCGTGATCTATGTGAGCAACACGAGTGGTGTGCTGGAGTATGATGGCATATCCTGGCGGTTGGTGCATGGAACTGCAAACACAGGGCGTTTTCAACTTGCGAAGAACAGCGACGGCAGGATCTTTTTAGGAAGTAACAGCGACTTCGGATACCTGGCGCCCGACTCGGTTGGCAGGATGCAGTTTATATCCCTGATGCATCACCTGAAGCACAAGTACCCAGAGCTAAAGATCGGCAAAATTGCCACCCTGGGGCAGGAGGTGTATTTCAGCACTCAAAACAATGTTTTCCGCTGGTCTGGAAAGAAATTTAACGTGTGGCACAGTAAGGCAGGCTTCGGCCGTATTTACCAGAGCGAGAACAAACTGTACGCTATCGATAAAGAAAAAGGCCTTTCCGTGCTGGAGCGCAATCGGTTCCAGCCTGTCCTGGGAGGAAAAAGCCTGAAAGACCTGAATGTTGTTTCCCTGCTCCCACTCCCTGATACAGAAGCCTCAAAGCCGCACTTTCTGGTGGTGACGTATGATGAAGGTCTGTTCTCTTTCAAAGACCAAAAACTGGAGGAATTTGTAACTGAGCCGTCAGAGGTACTGAGCCAGGAGTTTTTTATGCATGCCACACCGCTTGTAGACGGAACTATCGCGCTGGCTACCATTACCGGAGGCGTGGTAATTCTGGACCAAAAGGGGAAGATAAAAAAGTCAATAACAAAGGAAAACGGCTTAAACGACAATGCTGCTTTGCATTTATACGTGGATATGGAGGGCGCTTTGTGGGCTGCCCTAAACAAAGGCATTAGCCGTATTGACTATCCCTCCCCCCTCACCTATCTGAGCGAACCGATGGGCCTCGATGGCATTGCCCTGTCTATTTTAAAGCAGGAGAACCGCCTGTATGTAGGCACATCCTCAGGCCTGTACTTTATTGATGAGAGCACGTACATGCCGGAATTCCAGAAGCACCCTCATTTGCAGGCTGAAGTATGGAAACTGCTGCAACGGGGAGACACACTACTGGTCGTCAGTTCCCCTGGGGTGTATGTGTTGGAGAATACGGTTCTAAAACAGATTTCACCGCAAACTGAGGGCGTTACTTATAAAACAATACAGCAGTCGGCCTTCGACCAAAACAAATATTATGTTGGTTCCTCTGATGGGTTGGCTGTGGTAACACACCGCAAGGGCAAATGGAAGTGGGAAGGTGAGATAACAGCCGTTAATCATGACGTGATCTGGCTGGCAACAGATAAAACAGGAACGCTCTGGGCCTCCTGCAACGACAATATTTCCGCTATCGACGACTCCAAGGCACATGGGCTGCAACCACCGGTTCGCAACTTCAAGCCATCTGCTGAGCTGGCAAACGAACTGCGCAGCTTTCAGGTGTACAGCATCCAGGGAAATATCTATTTTGGAACTAGCAAGGGCATTTACAGTCTGCAGAAACAAGGCGACAGTTACCAACTCAAACCTGATGCATCCCTTGGGGTAAAATTCGCTGATGGATCACGGGAGGCGATTAACCTTTCAGAAGGCAACAACGGTGACATCTGGTTAACCTCCGAGTTCAGGACCGGGCAGTTGGTTAAGCTGCAAAACAGCACCTATGTGTGGGATACCACCCCCTTAAGCCGCATTCCACGGGTGGATGTATGGACAATATACACTGACCCTCAGGGAATCGTATGGCTTGGCACAACCGAAGGCATTATCAGGTATAATCCGCTTATTCCTAAAGACTACAAAGATAAGCACCTCACCTTACTTCGCAAAGTAAAGCTCTCGGGCGATTCCACCGTATTTTACGGCGCTTTTTCCGAGAATGGACAGGTGTCTTTAAAACAGTCTCCCCGCTTTAAATTCACGCTGCCGCACGCCATCAGCTCCATCAGCTTTGAGTATGCGGCCACCTCCTACGACGCCCCCGGGCAGTTGATGTACAGCTATATGCTGGAAGGGCAAGACCAAAACTGGTCGCATTGGACGACCGAAACAAAAAAAGAGTATACCGGCCTTGATGAAGGCGACTATGTATTCAGGGTGAAATCCAGGAATATCTACGGCATCCAAAGCCAGGAAGCCACGTTCAGCTTTGCCTCGCTTCCGCCGTTCTACCGTACCTGGTGGGCTTACCTTTTCTACGTGCTGCTGTGGGGCAGCATTATCTGGGGCGTCTTCAAGGCAAAGCACCGCAACCTGATCGCCTCCAAAAGAAGGCTTGAGAAACTCGTGCAAAAGCGCACCGTGCAATTGCAGACGGAGAAGAAAAAGTCGGACGACCTGCTCTTGAACATTTTGCCCGTGGAGATTGCCGATGAACTGAAGCTGAAAGGACGTGCGGAGGCGCGTAGCTATGAGGCCGCCACCGTGCTTTTCACTGATTTCAAAGACTTCACCAAGATCAGCGAAAACTTGACGCCGGAGGAATTGGTGGCAGTTATCGATTTCTATTTTTGCGCCTTTGACAAAATTATTGCGAAGTACAACATTGAAAAAATCAAGACGATAGGCGACTCCTACATGTGCGCAGGCGGCATTCCGAACCCGGACGCCAACACACCCGCTGATGTGGTAAAGGCCGGGCTTGAGATACTGGCCTTCGTGAAAAGCCTGAACCCGGATAATTATGCAAAGAAGCATAAGTTTGAGATAAGGATAGGCATTCACACGGGTCCGGTGGTGGCGGGTATTGTGGGAACGCAAAAGTTTGCCTACGATATTTGGGGGGACACCGTAAATACCGCAGCCTGCATGGAATCCAGTTGCAAAGAGGGGGAAATAAATATATCGGGTGCCACTTACGAAATCATCAAAGATGAATTTGTATGCTACTACAGAGGTAAGATAGATGCCAAAAACAAAGGAGCAATCGATATGTACTTTGTGGAGGAGATGATTTCCAAAGAGGTTTATGCCTGA
- a CDS encoding putative sensor domain DACNV-containing protein: MLSPHHTTYQAARAVATSIEAHFKQQFVLAQERGDQNLAPAPGAHEIESMIDTAFWASLRREEGISPKISMAFLPPESSSSPLIFEQRLSFTSATLTKVAPAVERPGVHLGVWHEEGELYIWGCTRTTPDLCFVLDVSDPALLVVKHRRFGGLGKLANVAVLKGDQVKIVDEKAASLPDCPTLLSALLNFTSPSTGQDSVNLLVQLAVSMRAHKRGGTLLVVPAGTDSWRKSIMHPIMYAVEPAYAGLANLMRQEKTERSKSLWKGALRDAVEGVAGFTAVDGATLISDQYEVLAFGAKIGRPEGKDPIEKVVFTEPIVGSTPTTLSPTQSGGTRHLSAAQFVHDQPNAIAMVASQDGAFTIFAWSPCEEMVYAYRVDALLL, translated from the coding sequence ATGCTATCCCCGCACCATACCACCTACCAGGCAGCCCGCGCTGTGGCCACTTCCATCGAAGCACACTTTAAGCAGCAGTTTGTGCTGGCGCAGGAGCGCGGTGATCAGAACCTGGCCCCAGCGCCGGGCGCGCACGAGATCGAGTCGATGATCGACACAGCCTTTTGGGCGAGCCTGCGCCGCGAAGAGGGCATTTCGCCTAAAATTTCAATGGCTTTTCTTCCCCCGGAATCATCCAGCTCGCCCCTTATTTTTGAACAGCGCCTTTCCTTTACGTCTGCAACCCTCACAAAAGTAGCCCCGGCTGTGGAGCGGCCGGGCGTGCACCTGGGGGTATGGCATGAGGAGGGAGAACTTTATATCTGGGGCTGTACCCGCACCACACCCGACCTTTGCTTTGTGCTTGATGTTTCTGATCCTGCCCTGCTGGTGGTAAAACACCGACGTTTCGGGGGGCTTGGGAAGCTGGCCAACGTAGCCGTGCTGAAGGGAGACCAGGTAAAAATAGTTGACGAGAAAGCGGCCAGCCTGCCTGACTGCCCCACTCTTCTGTCTGCCCTGCTAAACTTCACATCTCCCTCCACCGGCCAGGATTCGGTGAACCTGCTCGTACAACTGGCTGTGTCGATGCGGGCGCATAAGCGCGGGGGCACGCTGCTGGTGGTGCCAGCGGGCACGGACTCCTGGCGCAAATCAATCATGCACCCGATCATGTACGCTGTGGAGCCGGCCTACGCGGGGTTGGCAAACCTGATGCGGCAGGAGAAAACGGAGCGAAGCAAGAGCCTGTGGAAGGGAGCCTTGCGTGATGCCGTAGAGGGCGTTGCCGGTTTCACGGCAGTGGATGGCGCCACCCTCATCAGCGACCAATACGAGGTGCTGGCCTTTGGTGCGAAGATCGGAAGGCCAGAGGGAAAGGATCCAATTGAGAAAGTTGTGTTCACGGAGCCCATCGTTGGCAGCACGCCTACTACCCTTTCTCCCACACAGAGCGGCGGCACGCGGCACTTATCGGCAGCCCAGTTTGTGCACGACCAACCCAATGCCATTGCCATGGTGGCCTCGCAGGATGGTGCTTTTACCATCTTTGCCTGGTCCCCGTGCGAGGAAATGGTTTATGCGTATCGGGTGGATGCGTTGCTGCTTTGA
- a CDS encoding chloride channel protein gives MKHKLNRFQLGFFRWRRRQSNNRIMPFVLSVVVGLIVGVAAILIKTIIFYIEQYAVYFAPNLLNFLLPLIGFLLVTFLNRNVFSQTAHFNGARNVIQAIEKNSSIIKFRLIYSKFVTTGLTIGFGGSSGVEAAIISSGAAVGSNVGRVLGLGYRLRTLLIGCGVAAGISAVYNAPMGGFIFALETILPEFTPTLLIPLLVAAAAGKILFEFIMGEHLRFEVPLTDFAYEQIPLVILLGVLGMLMSSYLLRTYSYCATYFGRIKNAYLRAIVGGVALGSIIYLLPPMYGEGYVSINALLNSEERSLIANSPLSVFPNTIWFNFLFFFLITMVKPLATGICVNSGGEGGYFAPSIITGGLLGFLFYKVAVLAMPFYELNPSTYIFLGMASVFACIMNAPVTAIFLVAEITQSYQLFVPLMLVCSVSYFLKYYIENLSKSVVQPQGQSKAMRVDRILLNELDIRLLVEDDHTPVREDASFRSIVETFANSNRDVLQVLDKEGMLVGVISLSDLRKQLGDVSNYDTVLARDLMQPPQVTVDIDEPAADVLDKFDESKLWSLPVVHRGRFKGFISKSSLLTQYRNELTRVNRFF, from the coding sequence ATGAAACATAAATTGAACCGTTTTCAGCTGGGCTTTTTCAGGTGGCGCAGGAGGCAAAGCAACAACCGCATTATGCCCTTTGTGCTTAGCGTGGTGGTGGGTTTAATTGTGGGAGTGGCGGCCATACTTATCAAAACAATCATTTTTTACATTGAGCAGTACGCGGTATATTTCGCGCCAAACCTGCTGAACTTCCTGTTGCCCCTCATCGGGTTTCTGCTGGTTACCTTCCTGAACCGAAATGTCTTTAGCCAGACCGCTCATTTCAACGGTGCGCGCAACGTTATCCAGGCCATCGAAAAAAACAGCTCCATCATCAAGTTCAGGCTTATATACTCCAAGTTTGTTACCACGGGCCTGACCATTGGCTTTGGGGGAAGCTCCGGGGTGGAGGCGGCCATTATCTCGAGTGGGGCGGCGGTGGGCTCTAATGTGGGGCGTGTGTTAGGGCTGGGCTACCGGCTGCGCACGCTCCTGATCGGTTGCGGTGTGGCTGCCGGCATATCCGCTGTCTACAATGCCCCGATGGGTGGGTTTATATTTGCCCTCGAAACCATACTTCCGGAATTTACGCCCACGTTGCTTATTCCGCTGCTGGTGGCGGCGGCGGCCGGTAAAATCCTGTTCGAATTTATTATGGGAGAGCACCTGCGCTTCGAGGTGCCGCTCACTGATTTTGCCTACGAGCAGATACCACTCGTAATCCTGCTTGGGGTACTGGGGATGCTGATGTCGAGCTACCTGTTGCGCACCTACAGCTACTGTGCCACTTACTTTGGCCGGATTAAGAATGCCTATCTGCGGGCTATAGTCGGAGGCGTTGCCCTGGGTAGTATCATTTACCTGCTGCCTCCTATGTATGGGGAGGGCTACGTAAGTATAAATGCCTTGCTCAACTCAGAAGAGCGCTCCCTCATTGCCAATTCGCCGTTGTCTGTGTTCCCGAACACCATCTGGTTCAACTTTCTTTTCTTCTTTTTGATCACCATGGTGAAGCCCCTTGCCACCGGCATCTGCGTGAACTCGGGCGGAGAGGGGGGTTATTTTGCCCCTTCCATTATCACAGGTGGTCTGTTGGGGTTTTTGTTCTATAAAGTGGCGGTGCTGGCAATGCCTTTTTACGAACTCAACCCATCCACCTACATCTTCCTGGGAATGGCCAGTGTGTTTGCCTGTATCATGAATGCCCCGGTAACGGCAATATTCCTGGTAGCGGAGATCACGCAGAGCTACCAGCTGTTTGTACCGCTGATGTTGGTTTGCTCCGTATCATACTTCCTGAAATACTACATCGAGAACCTAAGCAAGAGCGTGGTGCAACCGCAGGGGCAGAGTAAGGCAATGCGCGTGGACAGAATCCTGTTAAACGAGCTGGACATACGGCTACTGGTGGAGGACGACCATACGCCTGTGCGGGAAGATGCGTCGTTTAGGAGTATTGTGGAAACATTTGCCAACTCTAACCGAGATGTACTGCAGGTGCTGGACAAAGAGGGCATGCTGGTTGGCGTTATTTCATTGAGCGATCTGCGGAAGCAGTTAGGGGATGTTTCTAATTATGATACGGTGCTGGCCCGCGACCTGATGCAACCACCTCAGGTAACGGTAGACATAGACGAGCCCGCGGCTGATGTCCTGGACAAGTTCGATGAAAGTAAACTGTGGTCGCTGCCTGTAGTGCACCGGGGCAGGTTTAAAGGGTTTATTTCAAAAAGCAGCCTCCTGACGCAGTACCGAAACGAATTGACGCGTGTTAACAGGTTCTTTTGA